DNA sequence from the Candidatus Goldiibacteriota bacterium genome:
TCCGGGTACGGAATTCTTCAGCCAAGGGTGGAATCCGGTTATCCCGGGGAAAATCCGTCAGCTTTTGTGAAAATTTTTGGCGGCGAAACGGGAATTGACCCTTATACAAAAGCAGTTTCGGATGTGTATCAGGATCTTTTTTTTGAAGGGTCATTTATAGGTAAAGGGCTTTATGATGTTGACGCTTTTGAAAAGTGCCTAAAAGACCGGCTGCCCGAAAATCTTATTCTTAGCCACGATATGCTTGAAGGGTGTTATGCCCGCTGCGCGCTTGTGACAGAAGTTGAACTTCATGAAAAGTATCCTACAGGATATCTTAAAGACGTAAGCCGCAGGCGGCGCTGGATACGGGGCGACTGGCAGATAACACAATGGCTTTTTTCAAAGGTGCCGGGTTTTGACGGTAAAAAGGTTAAAAACCCGCTGTCTTTTCTGTCGCAGTGGAAGATACTTGATAACTTAAGGCGCAGCCTTGTGCCTGTTTCTGTTTTTATGTTGTTTTTATCCGGCTGGCTGCTGCTTGAAATCTCATGGCCATGGACCGTTTTTATTATATTGTTTTCCGGGCTTCCCATCGCGCTTAAACTTTTGTATGACATAGGAAAAAAACCGGAAGGCATAACGATAGAATCCCATATGTCAGCGCTGTATGTTTCGCTGGCGGACCGCGGTTTGCAGTTTCTGCTTTCTTTTGTTTTTATAGTTTATGAAGCGTATTATAATATCGCTGCGGTAGTTACCACTTTCTGGCGGAAGTTTATAACGCGCAGGAAACTTCTGGAATGGAATACTTTTGCGGAAACGGAACTTGCGGGAAATATGGCCGCGTTTGATTATATAAGGAAAATGATTGCCGCTCCGTTTACGGCGCTGTTATGCGCGGTATCGGGATGCATAAAATCGGACCTGCCGGCGTTTATAATCATTATTTCATGGATGGTTTCACCTTTAATCGCTTATATTATCAGCAGGCCGGCTTCTTTGCGGCGCGATGTATTATCCTTATCTAAGAAACGGTTTTTAAGGATGTGCGCGAGAAAAACCTGGAGATTTTTTGAAGAATTTGTAACCGCCCGCGATAATTTTCTGCCGCCGGATAATTTTCAGGAAGAACCGCTGGGAGCAGCCGCACGCAGGACATCTCCCACAAATATCGGGCTTTCTCTTTTATCCAATCTTACGGCATTTGATTTTGGATACATTTCAATGGGGGCAATGCTTGACAGGACAAAAAAAACACTTGGAACCATGAGCGCGATGGAGAAATACAGGGGCCATTTTTACAATTGGTACAGCACAGAGACTTTAAAACCGCTGCTTCCCTTATATGTCTCTTCTGTTGACAGCGGAAATCTTACAGGCAATTTACTGGTTATGCGCTCCGGCCTTTTTGAAATGCGCGGTGAGAAAATTATATCATTAAAAATAATTGACGGCCTGTCGGATACGCTTGACGTGATTAAAGAAAGTCATAAAGAGCCGGTTAGAAATATGGGCGCCGCAGCCGGAGAAACATTTGAAAGGGTAAAAGCGAGAATCAACAGGCTGGGTGATAAGCTTTCATCTGTGCCTGAAACACTTCAGGAATTACACATGCTTTTACGGCAGTTATCCGCGGAGTGTTCCAAAATGATTATTGATCTGGAATTTTTAGGCCTTGTAAAAACGAAAAAATGGGGTATGGCTTTTGAAAGGCAGTGTTATCACTGCCTTGAAGATATGGTTTATATGGCGCCATGGATACAGCTTCCGACTGAAATTCCGGGGATGTGGGATAAGGATGATGATAAACAGAAAGAAATATTAAATTTTTTAAGGGAAGAATTACGGCATCTTGACACGATACCCGTGCTTAATGACGCGGCACGGCTGGAATTAAAGCTTATGCCTGTGATAAATCAGATACTTGAATTTAATAAAGATAACAAAGCCGAAACAGAGTGGCTGCTGCTGCTTAAAAATGCAATCACAACCGCAGGGACAAGAGCGTGCGAGAGAATAGCCCTGATTGAAGAACTGGCTCTTTCGTGCGGTGAAATGTCAAATGTGGAATATGATTTTCTTTATAATAAGTCCAAGCATTTGTTTCACATAGGATATAACGCGGGCGAGAGAAAAACTGACGCTTCGTGCTATGACCTTCTGGCGTCAGAATCGCGCCTGGCAAGTTATACCGCCATAGCCCAGGGAAGCGTGCCTCAGGAACACTGGTTCATGCTTGGAAGGCTTTTGTCAAAGCGCGGCGGAGATCCTGTACTGGTATCATGGGGGGGGTCCATGTTTGAATATTTGATGCCTCTTCTTGTAATGCCGGATTATGAAGGTACGCTGCTTAACAGGACTTATAAAGCTATAGTAATGAGACAAATAGACTACGCAAGGCGTAATGAAGTGCCGTGGGGTATATCGGAATCCGGGTATAATAAAGTTGACATCTCAATGGCTTATCAGTACCGTTCTTTTGGGGTGCCGGATTCAGGTTTTAAAAGGGGGCTATCGGAAGACCTTGTGATTGCGCCGTATGCGTCTGCCATGGCTTTAATGGTAGAACCCGAAAAGGCCTGTGAGAATCTGCAGCTGCTGAAAGATAATGGATTTGAAGGGGAATACGGTTTTTATGAGGCAATTGATTACACGCCGGCCCGGCTTGCCACGGATGAAAATTACGCGGTTGTAAAATCTTACATGGCGCATCATCAGGGTATGTCGTTTCTGTCTTTTGCTTATGTCCTTTTAGACAGGCCCATGCAGAGGCGCTTTTTGGCAGACCCGATGTTTAAAGCCACAGAACTTCTGCTGCAGGAAAAGATTCCGGCGGATGTGCCTTTTCTTTATGATACGGAGATTACAGGGCCGCTTAGGCAGGTGGAAGAAAGGGAGGCGCTGTTACGCGTTTTTACAAATCCCGATACTCCTACGCCGGAAATACACCTTTTATCAAACGGAAAATACAGCGTTATGGTGACAAATGCCGGCGCCGGATACAGCAGATGGAAAAATATAGCGGTAACAAGATGGCGTGAAGACGCGGCGCTGGATAACGAGGGGACATTTGTATACCTTAGGGATAAGCAGACCGGAGATTTCTGGTCTGCCGCCCATCAGCCTACGCTTAAAAAATCCAGAAATTATGAAGCGGTTTTTTCACAATCACGCGCTGAATTTAAAAGGCGCGATTATAATATAGATACGCATACGGAAATTGTCGTGTCGCCGGAAGACGAGGCGGAACTGCGCAGGATTACCATTACCAACAGGTCGCGTGATAAACGTCAGCTGGAATTTACCAGCTACGCGGAAGCGGTGCTTAATTATCCGGAAGCGGATCAGGCGCACAGCGCTTTCAGTAATCTTTTTATACGGACTGAAATTATAAAGCCGTATCAGGCGATAATCTGCGGCAGAAGGCCGCGGTCTCAGGATGAAGCTTACCCATTTATTTTACACCTTATGGCGGTCCATGGGAATTCCACCGCGCCGGCTTCATATGAGACTGACCGCGGCAAATTTATAGGGCGGGGCGGAACTCCGGCAGATCCCGCGGCAATGCATGATAACGGAGTCCTTTCAGACAGTGAAGGGGCGGTGCTTGACCCGATAATATCCATACGCGGCAGCGTGGAGATTGATTCTCAGGAATCGGCTGTTGTTGATTATGTTACGGCTGTATGCGGCAGCATGGAAGAAGCGAAAAAACTGATAGAAAAATACAGGGACCGCAATCTTGCTGACAGGGTTTTTAATCTGTCCTGGACACATGGGCAGGTGGCGCTGCAGCAGATAAACGCCACGGAAGCGGATGCCCAGCTTTATGGCCGTCTTGCCGGCGCTATTGTATATGCTAATCCGGCGTGGCGAGCGGCGGCAAGCATACTTAAAAAGAACCTAAGGGGTCAGCCGGATTTATGGGGCTACAGCATCTCCGGAGATCTGCCCATAGTGCTTGTGCGGGTGGAGGATCCGGAAAATATAGATATAATAGACCGCCTTGTGCAGGCACATTCATACTGGCGCATGAAAGGGTTAAGGGTTGACCTTATAATCTGGAATGAAGATCATTCGGTTTACAGGGATGACATGAGTGAAAAAATAAACAGCCTGATATCAAAAAACGGCGCCGGTATGTCAAATCAGCCCGGCGGCATATTTTTAAGGCGTGCGGATCAGATGTCAGAAGAAGATAAAGTGCTTATGCAGGCCGTTGCCAGGATAATAATCACGGACAGGGGCGGAACGCTGGCAGAACAGATAGAGCGCATGTCGCACATAAGGCCCCAGCGCCCGATGTTAAGTGTTGTAAAAAGGTTTAGTCTTGAAAAAGAGGATGAAGGCATCGGCGAGCGTAAAGACCTGGAATATTTTAACGGCTTGGGAGGGTTTACCCGTGACGGCAGGGAGTACGTCATAAATACAGCGCCCGGAAAAAGAACACCGGCGCCATGGGCAAATGTATTGGCAAATAAAAATTTTGGCACTGTCATATCGGAAAGCGGAAGCGCTTATACCTGGAGCGAGAATGCCCACGAGTTCCGTCTGACTCCGTGGAAAAACGACCCTGTTATAGACGCCTGCGGGGAAGCAATGTATATCCGTGACGAGGAATCCGGGCGTTTCTGGTCGCCTACACCGCTTCCCGCGTCAGGAAAAACAGGTTATGTGTCAAGGCATGGTTTTGGTTACAGCGTATTTCAGCACAGGGAAAATGGCATAGAATCAGAACTGACAGTTTTTGTTTCGCTGGAACATCCGGTAAAGTTTTGTGTTCTGAAAATTAAAAACTATTCGGGCCGTAAACGAAGCCTGTCAGTCACGTCATATAATGAACTTGTAATGGGGACGCACAGGGATAAATATCATATGCATATAATTACAGAAGTTGATTCAAAAAGCGGAGCGATGCTTGCTTATAACCATTACAATAAAGAATTTCCTGACAGGGTTGTATTTCTTGATACAAGTGAGACCGCCCGTTTTGTTACCGGCGACAGGAATGAATTTCTTGGAAGAAACGGGTCTATGGGCTCTCCGGCTGCGATGTTTAAAGACAGGCTGTCGGGTAAAACCGGCGCCGGATATGACCCGTGTTTAAGCGCTCAGGTTAAATTTGAAATAAATGATAACGAAGAAAAAGAAACGGTATTTTTGTTTGGTTCAGGTAAAAGCCCTGACGAAGCGCGTGAAATACTTCGGCGTTACAACGGTTCGGCATTAGTACATAAAGAACTTGAGAGTGTCTGGGAACACTGGAAAAGAAGCCTTGGCGTAATTTATGTTGAGACGCCGGATAATTCAGTTAACTTTCTTGTGAACGGCTGGCTGCAGTATCAGGTAATAAGCTGCCGTTTGTGGGGGCGCAGCGGTTATTATCAGTCCGGCGGCGCGTATGGTTTCAGGGATCAGCTGCAGGATGTCATGGCGCTTATGCATTCACATCCGGAAATGATAAGGGAACAGCTGCTTACTTTTGCCGCTCATCAATTTGTAGAAGGCGATGTGCAGCACTGGTGGCATCCGCCGTCAGGAAGGGGCGTCAGAACAAAGTGTTCTGATGATTATTTATGGCTGCCTTTGGTTGCTTCTGTATATGTTATGGAAATCGGAGATACGGGAGTATTAAATGAAAAAGTGCGTTTTCTGCATGGGCCGCAGGTAAATCCCGATGAAGAGTCGTATTACGGAATGCCCGGGGTATCAGAAAGATGGGGAACTCTTTATGAACATTGTGTTGCGGCAGTCAGGCACGCTTTAAGATACGGAATACACGGGCTTCCGCTTATTGGCAGCGGAGACTGGAATGATGGTATGAATCTGGTTGGTAAAGACGGAAAAGGCGAAAGTGTCTGGCTGGCATTCTTTCTGCATAAGGTACTTATGTCTATGGCGCAAATGGCAAAGCAGCACGGAGATGAAACTTTTTCCGATGAATGCCTTGAAGAAGCCGCAAAGCTTTCTAAAAATATAGATAAAAACGCGTGGGATGGAAAGTGGTATCTGCGGGCTTATTTTGACAATGGAGAGCCGCTGGGTTCTTCGTTAAATACAGAGTGCCGTATAGATTCTATTCCGCAGTCATGGGCCGTTATTTCCGGTGCGGCAGATCCGGCAAGGGCAAAAGAAGCAATGGAAAGCGTGGATAAACTGCTTGTTGACAGGCAGGGTATGCTGATAAAACTTTTTACCCCGCCTTTTGATAAAATTACGAATAATCCGGGTTATATAAAGGGGTATGTGCCGGGCGTAAGGGAAAACGGCGGACAGTATACACACGCGGCTGTCTGGTCTGTAATGGCATTTGCCGGGTTAAAAGACAGAAAACGGGCGTGGGAACTGTTGAACTTAATAAACCCCATCAGACACAGCGATACGGCGGAAAAATCTGATGTATATAAGGTGGAACCGTTTATTATGGCCGCTGATGTGTACGGTGTTGAATCCAACACAGGCCGCGGCGGCTGGACATGGTATACAGGTTCTGCTTCGTGGATGTATCAGCTTATTGTCAAAAAACTGCTGGGAATTCAGCTAAAAGTAGACCGGCTGTATTTTGAACCGTGCCTTCCAAAAGAATGGCAGTCGTTTAAGGTTCATTACCGCTTTCGGGAAACTTTTTATCACATATCAATTCAAAGGTCAGCGGAAGAAGATAAAATATTATCGGTAACTGTTGACGGCAACGCGCAGCAGGATTTATCCATCCCGCTTGTTGACGACAGAATAGAACATATGGTGGAAGTGGTTATTGGATAATTAAAGGTGTCATTTCTGCCGTTCTTTTTGCCTTGCCTGATACATTCTTTCCCGCAGGCCTCCTTGTTTAACAAAGGCTTCTTCTAATTGCCTTAATTGTCGGTCAAGAAGGTAGTTAGTCTGGTGGATAAGGCAGATGATGGTGTTGGCTGCGGTTTCTGGTGTTGACTGCTCTACATAGGTCCTATATGTCATATAGGACCTATCCGGCAGGCTTCCCAGCCTGCGTATTTCAATTGCACTGCTATTATCTTTATTCCACAGCTTTAGCCCGTTCTGCCTTAAGTAATCCTGGTAATCAAGCAGCAGTTCTTCAAGGCTTGCCCTGGCTACGCCAACCAGTTTAATTTCGGTCTCTTTTGAAATCCCTGACGCCATGCTGCCTTCGGCAATGTTCTGTCTGCCGCTTCTTGCCGCCTGAATCATTTGGTCTGTTGTCCGTGAAAACTTACTGACAAATCTTTCACAGAACTTTACGGTTGCATCGTATACTATTTCGGACATCTGGAATGACTTTAGCTTCTGATACCCGCCGTGGGGAAGTATGATTTTATTATTATCTAATCCCATCTTTACACCCCGGCTTTCCAATGCTCTCTGTCCAGGCTTCTGTATTGAATTGCCTCCGCGATATGTGTGGATGTAATATCTTCCGCGCCCTCTAAATCCGCAATTGTGCGGGACACTTTCAGGACGCGGTCATAAGCGCGGGCGGATAAACCTAAATTTTCTATGGCTGTTTTTAATAATGCCTGCGACTCTGTGTCAAGCTGGCAGAATCTTCTTGTATGCCTTGGCCCCATGTGGGCGTTAAAGAAGACTCCTGACTTTTCAAACCTTTTTTCCTGTGCTTTGCGCGCGGTGTTCACGCGCTGCCGTATTGAAGCGGATGATTCCGCCTCTGCTTTTGACGCCAGCTCGTTATATTCCACTACCGGGACTTCCACATGAATGTCAATTCTGTCCAGAAGCGGGCCGGATATTTTAGACATATATTTCTCGCGCTGAGCCGGCGTACACGAACAGCTTTTGGTAGGGTGCGTGGAATATCCGCAGGGGCAGGGGTTCATTGCGGCAAATAATACAAATCTTGCCGGATAAGTAATTGAAATAGCCGCGCGTGAAATTGTCACATGCCCGTCTTCTAACGGCTGCCTTAAAACTTCCAGAACGTTTCTGTTAAATTCCGGCAGTTCGTCCAGAAATAAAACCCCGTTGTGTGAAAGTGACACTTCGCCGGGACGCGGCACCGCGCCGCCGCCTATTAACCCCGCGTCAGAAATTGTATGGTGCGGCGAACGGAAAGGGCGTGTTGCGATAAGCGCGGTTTTTTCGCGCATGTATCCCGACACGCTGTGTATTTTAGTGGTTTCAATTGCTTCGGTTAAATTCATTTCCGGCAGGATAGTGGGGAACCTGCGGGCAAGCATTGTTTTGCCGGAACCGGGCGGCCCGATTAAAATTATGTTATGCCCTCCGGCAGCAGCTATTTCCATAGATCTTTTAACATGCTGCTGGCCCTTAACCTCTGAAAAATCAATGTGATAAACTGAAGCCCTGGAAAAAACCTCTGTGATGTCAATTGTATGAGCGTCAAGGGTAATTTCCCCGTTTAAAAAGTCAAATACCTGTCTGAAGTGTTTTACCGCAAGTACATCAATACCTTCCACCACAGCGGCTTCGTCGGCGTTGGCAAAGGGCACTATAATGCCTTTATAGCCAAGGTTCTTTGCAAGCAAAGACATAGATAAAGCGCCCTTAACGGAGTTTATAGAGCCGTCAAGCGACAGTTCGCCGGTTATCATGTAACTTTCAAGTTTAGCCGTGTTTAAGGTGCCGCTGGCGGCTAAAATGCCTATGGCTATGGGCAGGTCAAATGAAGGCCCTTCTTTTTTTCGGTCAGCAGGGGATAGATTAAGGGTTATTTTCTGGTTAGGCGGAAACTCTATCATGGAATTGGTAATAGCAGACTTCACCCTGTCTTTGCTTTCTTTGACGGAAGTATCGGGAAGGCCGACGATTGAAAAACCCGGAATACCGAAGGTCATATCTGTTTCTACTTCCACTTCATAAGCGTCAATGCCTAAAATAGATGCGGATTTAACTTTGCTTAACACAATACTCACCTGTAACTGCGCCGCATGCGGCCCAGCCCCTCTATGTTTTTGTAACTGAATCTTAAATTATTATTCTATCCAGAAAGATATTACTTCCAGATTTTTGTTTGCCTGGCGTAATCTATTGCTTAAAACACGCACAAGAATATCAATTATTTTTAATGCTGTCTGCGGGAATTTCTGCCTAAGAGTCAGGTATTGATCGCGTGAAATAGAAATCACCACGGAATCGCCCGCTGTTTTTGCCGCGGCAGAACGGGGCATTCCGTCCAAAAGCGCCATCTCGCCGAAAAATTCCCCGGGATTAAGAACCGCAATTGTATTTTCCTGGCCTTTGATTTTTTTGGTTATTTTTACCGAACCGGTTTTTAAGATGTACATTTTATCCCCGGGGCCTTCTTCCGGAAAAATGGTGTCATTTGGTTTGAAAATTTCTTCGGCGCATACCGTGTTTAAAGCGTCTATATCCTGCCTGCTTAAATCCTTAAAGCCTTTTGTTCCTGACAGAAAATCAGCTGTTCCCATATAGATAACCCTCCTGCAATTAATCTTTAATTTTTATAGAATATCACGCGGTATAAACAATGGCAACTGTAAAATATCATGAAAATCAGTAGAAACTGCGTGTGATTTTGGGCGGCGGGGGAGTGTCGTCTTTTTTTGGTGCAGGCGGTTTTGCGGGTGCTGCCGGTTTGACAGGCATCTGCCGGTTTGTGACCGCGGCTTCGTTAAATTCGGGCATGGAATCAGTGGGTAAAGGCGCGTCAGATCCCACGGCTTTTATAATTGTTTCCCTGTAAGCTTCCGGAGGAAAGTAAGTGTTATTCTGCGCGGGCGCTGAAGCAGGGGGTTTGGGTGTTTCAAATATTGAAGGCCCTTCAAGCGAGATGACCTGGATTGATGGTTCCGGCATAAAACTGTTATTAACCTGTGCGGACTCTTCAAAAGTGGGAAGTTCCACGATCTGCGGTCCGCTGTCAATTACCTGAAAGTCATAAGTATTAACAGGGGGTAAAACGACAGGCGCGCTCTGTAGAATAGGCGCTGTTTCCGCCGCCATGCGGGCGGCCTGTTCCTGTTTTATTTTCTCGCCAAGTTTTTTCATATAATCGCTTCTGTCTTCTTCTGTTTCGGCAGGGGTGTTAATAACCGGCGCAGACACAGGCGGCACAACAGCTGCCTTAACCTCCGGCGGTGTTTTAATTTCCTTTTTTTCTTCCTGCGGTTTTATATATCTGCTGAAAAGTTTCTGCACTTCTTCAACAGCCACATTTTTTAAATCCGCAATTCGCGAAATGCAGTCATCCACGATCGCGCCGGATTCCTGAATGCGTATTTGCGTGGTAAATTCAGCTATTGCCTTATCCGTATTGCCCCTGTTCTGATAAATCTGGGCAAGCATATAGTGCGCGTTGGAATAAGCAGGGTCAAGTTCCACGGCTTTTTTGTAAGCTTTTACAGCAGTGTCCGGATTTTCCATTTTGTCATACAGAAGCCCGATAGTATTGTAAAGTTTGGCGTTTTTGGGATTAAGATACGCGGCGCGTTCAAGGGCTTTAATGGCAAGAATATAATTTTCTTTGTGCTGGTATGCATAACCAAGGTTAATATAGGCGCTAATGTAGTTATTGTCAATGGCAAGGGCCTGATTAAAAGAAGCAACGGCTTTGTCATACATATGCTGCTCAAGATAAGCCATTCCGAGGTCGTGCATTGTCTTTGCTTTATTCATATTTTTCTTTGCGGCTTCTTCAAGCTTCTTTATGGCATCATCCATTTCGCCGCCTTTAATAAAGGAGTCAATTCCAAGGTGATAAAGCCTTTCGCTGTAAGCCGGATTAAGGTCGCCGGCTTTTTTAAAGTTTGTAAGCGCGTCCGCGTAACGCCCCATATCATACAGCAGGTTGCCTACATTATTATATAGCAGGGCGGCATCAGGGTTGTTTTCAATTCCTTTCTGATATACAAACAGGGAATCGCTGTATTTGCCCTGGCGCGCGAATAAAAGGCCAAGGCTGTTATAGGCTTCTGTATGTTTGGGATTGGTATTTATAAGTTTTTTAAAAATAGCATAGGCGTTTTTATACTGGCGCATATCGGAAAATATAAAACCCAGGTTAAAAAGGGCGTCTTCATCAGCCGGATCCATTTTAAGAATTTTTTCAAATTCTTTTATTGCCTTGTCATTTTCGTTTTTGTTTTCATACTCAAGGCCTTTTTTCAGATATTCCTGTTTTTTTTCTTCTTCGGATTTAAAAAGCGCCATTGAAATAATCCTGTAATTTACGCATCAGTAATTCATTGAAACGCCGGCGCCAATTACAAGCCCGCTGAAATCAAACGCAAGGTCGTCTCCTGATGCAGTGGTAACGGTATCGCTGTTTATATACGCGCCTTTTGCTTTCATGACAGGCAGGTTTGCTATTCTGTAACCCGCGGTGATACCTGCTGACAGGGCGGTGTTTATCATGTAATCAAGCCTAAGGTCAAAATCAGCGGCAAAGCAGGAACCATAAATTTCAGAGCGTTCCGCGACGTTGGCTGTTCCGCCCACATTTTCTTCAAATGTGCCGTTTGCCCAGGCATAGCCCGCGTAAGCGCCGGCAGAAATTACAAAATCAAGGTCAGTCAGATAATAACTGTAAGTTAAACCAGCCATTACAGGAAGCAGAGAAACATCTATTTTATCCAGGGTGCCTGTGCCTTCCGCGAAAGCTTTTATAAATTCAACTCTTGTGCCGGCAGACAGGCACTGAAGGATTTTTATTCCAAAGTCAACGCCGACTAAAAGCCCGGATTTAACCTGCTGTAAATTATATTCTGACGCAATTTTGTTATAATCAGCCATGTTTAATGTTGTGTAGCCCGCGAAAAAACGGACATCGCCAAAATAAATTGATTTGCTTGCTTCGTCAGGAAGCGATGGGGAAGTCTCTCCCTGTTCCGCGCCTTTTGTGTCAAGTTCTTCGGCTTCTTCCGCGGCTTCGGCCTCTTCCGCGGCCGGTTTTGTTTCTTCAATACCCACTTTTCCGGATTGAATATCCGCGTCAACAGGAAGTGTTTCTGAAGCAGCAACAGCTGCCGGGACAGAAATAAGTAATAATGCGGCTAAAAGTATTGCGTATCTTTTCATGTTGTACCCCCATAATTTTTATTTATATTATTATAACATTAATGACAGGTGAAAATCAAAAGTAAAAATATAAAAGCGGCAGGGAGTTTATAAACCCTGCCGCTTTTATATGAACGGGAGTTAACGTAATTGTTAAAATCTTATATTTAAACCAAGGCCCACAAGAAAACCTGTATAATTAACTTTTAATTTATCTCCGGCAAGTGATGTAAGTTCTTCGTCCGCGCTGATAAGCACGTCTCCGGATATCGGGTCTTTTACTTCGTTTGTGACATTAACATTTTCAATCAGAGCGTATCTGTATCCCGCGTTTAAACTCAGGTTTATCAAAGGAAGTATGTTCCATTCAACAGCAGCTGTTGCATCTGCCATAAAGCCGCCGCCGTCATACGGAACTGCATATTTTATTTCCTGGTTACCGGCAATATTTGAAGTTATTTTTGTTTCATCAAGGCCGAATGCCAGGCCGTATCCCGCGTATCCTCCGACTGTTATGGATATTGGAAGCATAGGCAGGGTAAGGTTGGCGGAAACCCCAAGTTCTAAAGGTATAAGCATTGACGAGATGGTATTTTCCATAGAAAGTGTTTCTGATGGTTCCAAAGGATTAATATAACTTACAGAATTTTTAACGGGCAATACATACTGAAGCCCCACGCGAGGCCCAATATTAACTATAGGCAATAATCCAATGCCCAAATCTGCATTTACAAAAATTGAATTTCCGAATTTCTGAACTTCTGAAGGCATATTCTGTTCCTGCGCGTCCGTTTTAACTGTTTCCCAGGCGTTATTCATCTGGTCCATATTGGCGTAAGCGTAACCGGCGCTGACTCCCACGTGCAAAAGAGCATAAGACGGAACTGCAAACAAAGACATTACTGCAAGTAGTGATAAAATTTTCTTCATTGAACCCTCCTTATTTGTTGATTACCTTAACTATAAATATATCATTATAATTTAATAAGTCAAGTATGCGAAAAAGGAATAGATACAGATATAATAGATAAAGTTGATTTTATAAAACAAAAAGCCCCTTTGCAGGGGCTTTTTGTTTTTGGCTGCCGGGGCTGGGCTCGTTCACCTCGCGCCTACACGGCGCTCCTCGAACCCCAAAAACGCCTTACGCTCGCCCCTTGCTCGCTTTTCTGACTTTTAGTCAGCGGCGTTTTTGTTTCTCGCCCATATAAAACAAAAAGCCCCTTTGCAGGGGCTTTTTGTTTTTGGCTGCCGGGGCTGGGCTCGAACCAACAATCTTCAGATTCAGAGACTGATGCCTTACCAATTTGGCTACCCGGCAACCTGAAAAACTTTTAAAATATAACACTTAAACAGGTGCAAGTCAATATAAAATGCAAAACTTGTGATTGTTGGATTTGAAGTTTAAAGATACCGGCAGAAGAGTAAATACTTGTATGTGCTGTGACTTTTATCTTTTAACTTTGTTGTTATTATTGTACAATTAGCCATCACATATTGGAGGTAATAAAATGGGCAATATTATTGATGGAAAAGCACTTGCGGCAAAGATAAAGGCGGAAATAAAAGAAACGGTATCGGGTTTAAATTCCAAGCCGGGGCTTGCGGTAATACAGGTGGGTGATGACCCGGCTTCAAAAGTATATGTTGGCGGCAAGGAAAAAGACGCGCTGGAAGTTGGGTTTCATTCGGAAATTCACAGGCTTCCCGCTGATACAAAACAGGAAATTGTGACAGAACTTATAAATAAACTTAATGAAAAAAAAGAAATTAACGGCATCCTTGTTCAGCTGCCGCTG
Encoded proteins:
- a CDS encoding cyclic beta 1-2 glucan synthetase, whose translation is MPEDEELLSCVTEGIEKLNNKYPGRDGEIFYFFHRNRKWNPREKLWMAYERKRGKLSELNLLLRGNGKDKFSVIKGDVQYLQDVKYVITLDTDTRMPRDAVKNLVSIICHPLNQPVYDESKKRVVSGYGILQPRVESGYPGENPSAFVKIFGGETGIDPYTKAVSDVYQDLFFEGSFIGKGLYDVDAFEKCLKDRLPENLILSHDMLEGCYARCALVTEVELHEKYPTGYLKDVSRRRRWIRGDWQITQWLFSKVPGFDGKKVKNPLSFLSQWKILDNLRRSLVPVSVFMLFLSGWLLLEISWPWTVFIILFSGLPIALKLLYDIGKKPEGITIESHMSALYVSLADRGLQFLLSFVFIVYEAYYNIAAVVTTFWRKFITRRKLLEWNTFAETELAGNMAAFDYIRKMIAAPFTALLCAVSGCIKSDLPAFIIIISWMVSPLIAYIISRPASLRRDVLSLSKKRFLRMCARKTWRFFEEFVTARDNFLPPDNFQEEPLGAAARRTSPTNIGLSLLSNLTAFDFGYISMGAMLDRTKKTLGTMSAMEKYRGHFYNWYSTETLKPLLPLYVSSVDSGNLTGNLLVMRSGLFEMRGEKIISLKIIDGLSDTLDVIKESHKEPVRNMGAAAGETFERVKARINRLGDKLSSVPETLQELHMLLRQLSAECSKMIIDLEFLGLVKTKKWGMAFERQCYHCLEDMVYMAPWIQLPTEIPGMWDKDDDKQKEILNFLREELRHLDTIPVLNDAARLELKLMPVINQILEFNKDNKAETEWLLLLKNAITTAGTRACERIALIEELALSCGEMSNVEYDFLYNKSKHLFHIGYNAGERKTDASCYDLLASESRLASYTAIAQGSVPQEHWFMLGRLLSKRGGDPVLVSWGGSMFEYLMPLLVMPDYEGTLLNRTYKAIVMRQIDYARRNEVPWGISESGYNKVDISMAYQYRSFGVPDSGFKRGLSEDLVIAPYASAMALMVEPEKACENLQLLKDNGFEGEYGFYEAIDYTPARLATDENYAVVKSYMAHHQGMSFLSFAYVLLDRPMQRRFLADPMFKATELLLQEKIPADVPFLYDTEITGPLRQVEEREALLRVFTNPDTPTPEIHLLSNGKYSVMVTNAGAGYSRWKNIAVTRWREDAALDNEGTFVYLRDKQTGDFWSAAHQPTLKKSRNYEAVFSQSRAEFKRRDYNIDTHTEIVVSPEDEAELRRITITNRSRDKRQLEFTSYAEAVLNYPEADQAHSAFSNLFIRTEIIKPYQAIICGRRPRSQDEAYPFILHLMAVHGNSTAPASYETDRGKFIGRGGTPADPAAMHDNGVLSDSEGAVLDPIISIRGSVEIDSQESAVVDYVTAVCGSMEEAKKLIEKYRDRNLADRVFNLSWTHGQVALQQINATEADAQLYGRLAGAIVYANPAWRAAASILKKNLRGQPDLWGYSISGDLPIVLVRVEDPENIDIIDRLVQAHSYWRMKGLRVDLIIWNEDHSVYRDDMSEKINSLISKNGAGMSNQPGGIFLRRADQMSEEDKVLMQAVARIIITDRGGTLAEQIERMSHIRPQRPMLSVVKRFSLEKEDEGIGERKDLEYFNGLGGFTRDGREYVINTAPGKRTPAPWANVLANKNFGTVISESGSAYTWSENAHEFRLTPWKNDPVIDACGEAMYIRDEESGRFWSPTPLPASGKTGYVSRHGFGYSVFQHRENGIESELTVFVSLEHPVKFCVLKIKNYSGRKRSLSVTSYNELVMGTHRDKYHMHIITEVDSKSGAMLAYNHYNKEFPDRVVFLDTSETARFVTGDRNEFLGRNGSMGSPAAMFKDRLSGKTGAGYDPCLSAQVKFEINDNEEKETVFLFGSGKSPDEAREILRRYNGSALVHKELESVWEHWKRSLGVIYVETPDNSVNFLVNGWLQYQVISCRLWGRSGYYQSGGAYGFRDQLQDVMALMHSHPEMIREQLLTFAAHQFVEGDVQHWWHPPSGRGVRTKCSDDYLWLPLVASVYVMEIGDTGVLNEKVRFLHGPQVNPDEESYYGMPGVSERWGTLYEHCVAAVRHALRYGIHGLPLIGSGDWNDGMNLVGKDGKGESVWLAFFLHKVLMSMAQMAKQHGDETFSDECLEEAAKLSKNIDKNAWDGKWYLRAYFDNGEPLGSSLNTECRIDSIPQSWAVISGAADPARAKEAMESVDKLLVDRQGMLIKLFTPPFDKITNNPGYIKGYVPGVRENGGQYTHAAVWSVMAFAGLKDRKRAWELLNLINPIRHSDTAEKSDVYKVEPFIMAADVYGVESNTGRGGWTWYTGSASWMYQLIVKKLLGIQLKVDRLYFEPCLPKEWQSFKVHYRFRETFYHISIQRSAEEDKILSVTVDGNAQQDLSIPLVDDRIEHMVEVVIG